In the genome of Methanophagales archaeon, the window GAACGCCGCGGTCAAAGAAGTTCGTTCGCGCTGATGGCGGCTGGAATCGTGTGGTATGGATACCAAAGGAGTACAAAGAGATGCTCGTGGAGTATATTCCCGCGGATATGTACCCGCTGATAGCCACAGAGGATGATTGTGTTGATCCGCTGGAGCTGAGAGAATTCCTGAAACGTGTGAATCATCCGGTAGTGCAATTGTGGAAAAACGGTGAGGAGCCTCAGCCACTCAAGATACCACCGCCAAATACCGATTGGGATACTGCAGAGGAGCATATAGCACGTGAGAGGGGCAGGAGACTGCTGAGAATATAGAAGTAGAGGGTTGGTGAAGATAGGATGAATTAAGAAGTCCGTATCTGCTCTCCTATTATCCGGTCAACAGCAGCTATGAATCGCTCCTCCATACCTTCAGGAATTGATGCTCCTGATGCTACCGGATGTCCACCACCATAGCCACCTACCTCGCTCGCTGCCTGCTCCAATGCCTTTGAAAGGTCTATTCCTTTCTCTCTGAGCAGCTTCTTGCTGCATCGGGCTGATATCTTTGTATCACCGTGTTCGTTCGCACCATTCTTCCTGTTCAGTACAATTACAGGCTTGCTTGTATTTATGTATTCGGCGATGATACCAGCCAGGACGCCGGTTATGCCTTTCTCCTGTACATATAAATAGTAGACATTCGGGAGCTCCTTCATCCCTCCCTCTTTCGCTACTTCTATCCTGTTCAACTCAGAAACGAGTTTATTCTGGAACATCATGTACAGTGACTTCGCTTCTTCTACCAGCTTCTCTTCACGCAAGCAGAGTCCTATACCCATGCCTGCTTTTCCAAACCTGCCACATGCATCTACCATACGCATAAAATCCAGTACATTCTTCTCCACCTCTAAATTCAGCAAATAAGAGGTTCCAATCAGTGCTTCTTCTCGCAATTCCGTGTTTGACTCTCTCGCAATTGATAATAGGGCAGAACTCAATCGCTTCACATCTTCTTCTCCCAGTTCCTCCAATCTCTTCTCTCCTTCTATTCCCACCTTGTTCAGGAATCTATCCACCTGTTCTGTCTTACCCGCGAGTGGAATATAAGGGTCAGTAGAGAGGAGGATCAAATCGCGAACCTTGCCATCACCCAGCTTCAGCCCTTTCCTTGGAGTAACAATACCCTCTTTTATCGCTTCGTCCAGAATGAGCCTGTTTATTCCTCTCTCCAGTGGCAGTTTATCTCCTAATGTACCTGCAATTGCAAGACCCGCAAGATCCACGTTCCCTCGCTCATCATCAGAACCCAGCAGTCTCGCAACGAGGTAAGAGAGTCCAGCGGCGCAAAGTTCACCACCCAATCTCTCTTCACTCTTGGACGAGAGCCGATTGGGATTAATGAGAATGGTGGATGAAGAGCTTTTAAGCGAAGATGCCGCATGAGTATGATGGTCCAGGATTACCACATCCTTCTCCTTCAGGAACTTCAAGATCAGGTTCATCTGTGCTGTGCCCATATCTGCAATGATGATGAGCTCTTCATTCATCTCCTGGATGGAATACCGGTCCAATTTACTTATTATCGTTGCATGGAACTGTATTCCTCTACGAATCAGAGCATTGCAGATGATACCTGCAGCTGTTATACCATCCGCATCGTAATGCGATACCACACGTGCGTAGTCATGCTTCTTTATTACCTCTGCTGCTCTTTCCAATTCTCGCTGCAACGGAGCCATAAGCTAAGATAAACGAAAACATTACTAAGAATAAAAA includes:
- a CDS encoding DHH family phosphoesterase codes for the protein MAPLQRELERAAEVIKKHDYARVVSHYDADGITAAGIICNALIRRGIQFHATIISKLDRYSIQEMNEELIIIADMGTAQMNLILKFLKEKDVVILDHHTHAASSLKSSSSTILINPNRLSSKSEERLGGELCAAGLSYLVARLLGSDDERGNVDLAGLAIAGTLGDKLPLERGINRLILDEAIKEGIVTPRKGLKLGDGKVRDLILLSTDPYIPLAGKTEQVDRFLNKVGIEGEKRLEELGEEDVKRLSSALLSIARESNTELREEALIGTSYLLNLEVEKNVLDFMRMVDACGRFGKAGMGIGLCLREEKLVEEAKSLYMMFQNKLVSELNRIEVAKEGGMKELPNVYYLYVQEKGITGVLAGIIAEYINTSKPVIVLNRKNGANEHGDTKISARCSKKLLREKGIDLSKALEQAASEVGGYGGGHPVASGASIPEGMEERFIAAVDRIIGEQIRTS